In Brevibacillus brevis NBRC 100599, a single genomic region encodes these proteins:
- a CDS encoding glutaminase encodes MGGQALIQQVLLVDELEQWVEQYRSKASEGRCASYIPALYRTDPNQLGICIIEPTGKMHTAGDWEAPFTMQSISKVISFIAVCCYHGIPYVLDRVDVEPTGDAFNSIIRLEMNKPGKPFNPMINAGAITTSSLLPGQTPDHKLRYLNAFFSKITGVTPMVNEEVFLSEWENSHRNRALAHYLKDTGYLACEVEEALEVYLTQCSIEVTTEQIALIGLLLALDGFHPLRNEQVLPKDVVRLAKALMLTCGMYDASGKFAANVGLPAKSGVSGGIMTLVPPNRKQHSPFQDGCGIGIFGPSIDGCGNSVAGVSLLKHIAQEWDVTIF; translated from the coding sequence TTGGGGGGACAGGCGTTGATTCAGCAGGTTTTACTCGTGGATGAATTAGAACAATGGGTGGAACAATATCGTTCCAAGGCATCTGAAGGAAGATGTGCCAGTTATATCCCTGCTTTGTACAGAACAGATCCGAATCAGTTAGGTATTTGTATCATCGAGCCTACTGGAAAAATGCACACCGCGGGTGACTGGGAAGCTCCTTTTACGATGCAAAGTATTTCCAAAGTAATCAGCTTTATTGCTGTTTGCTGCTACCATGGCATCCCTTACGTGTTGGATCGGGTAGATGTAGAACCGACTGGTGATGCATTCAACTCCATTATCCGACTGGAAATGAACAAGCCAGGTAAGCCTTTTAATCCGATGATCAATGCGGGAGCGATTACGACATCTTCACTCCTCCCTGGTCAAACACCGGATCATAAGTTGCGTTACTTGAATGCATTTTTCAGTAAAATCACAGGTGTGACGCCAATGGTGAACGAGGAAGTGTTTCTTTCCGAATGGGAAAACTCTCACAGAAACAGGGCACTCGCCCATTATTTAAAGGATACGGGCTATCTGGCCTGCGAAGTAGAAGAGGCTTTAGAGGTTTATCTAACGCAATGCTCGATTGAAGTAACCACCGAGCAAATCGCCTTGATCGGTCTCCTGTTGGCACTCGACGGCTTCCATCCGCTACGCAACGAACAAGTTCTCCCGAAAGATGTCGTCCGTTTAGCTAAAGCACTGATGCTCACTTGCGGCATGTACGATGCATCGGGCAAATTCGCCGCGAATGTTGGCTTGCCAGCAAAAAGTGGCGTCTCAGGCGGAATCATGACATTGGTTCCTCCTAACCGCAAACAACATTCACCGTTTCAAGATGGCTGTGGAATCGGTATTTTTGGACCTTCCATTGACGGTTGCGGAAACAGTGTGGCGGGCGTTTCTTTATTAAAACATATTGCTCAGGAATGGGATGTAACGATTTTTTAG
- a CDS encoding class I SAM-dependent methyltransferase, translating into MAIVQLRSENPDFSYMIKKNPNSGMSLRSIRKGIAYGWFSNTDTYNVYFKDAENEVSYKQSEQEHFEYLNVSRYNTPLFPLNAINEFFSAAMKQHNEQDAEGYEHVFFINMIHIERLLYLTFFEKHLKDFTFELKHHADKSYALTITTRTSLHQLLHVVSVLCLFLSMFGKEYIDISDNILDKYIKSIHVIDAPFYIRSLFARNFLTTRERYRKYKTEIEKTSRYPIQLEYGSTGLQRRNYIASKLPFTKSIVDIGCGEGFYAIPFATKLPQYYYAIDIDEQSLELVRRRADEKEISNLILFPSLDQFLQDYNGEQVDVIMTEVIEHMSKEEARALIQQICRRLDFDQLIITTPNSDFNQFYELEGYRHDDHKWEMGQEEFQAWMTEIMEEAGVQGQFVSIGDGVNDIHTTQGVIVQRKGA; encoded by the coding sequence ATGGCCATTGTTCAGCTACGATCAGAGAACCCGGATTTTTCGTACATGATCAAGAAAAATCCGAATTCCGGAATGAGTTTACGATCCATTCGAAAAGGCATCGCTTACGGATGGTTTTCCAATACGGATACATACAACGTTTACTTTAAAGATGCAGAAAATGAAGTTTCCTACAAACAATCCGAACAAGAGCATTTTGAATATTTGAATGTCTCCCGCTACAATACACCCTTGTTCCCGTTAAATGCGATCAATGAATTTTTTTCTGCAGCGATGAAGCAACACAACGAGCAGGATGCAGAAGGGTATGAGCATGTGTTTTTCATCAACATGATTCACATCGAACGCTTGCTGTATCTTACTTTTTTTGAGAAGCACCTGAAGGACTTCACCTTTGAACTCAAGCATCACGCCGATAAAAGCTACGCTCTGACTATCACAACGAGAACGAGTCTGCACCAGCTTCTCCACGTCGTAAGTGTGCTCTGTCTATTCTTGAGTATGTTTGGAAAAGAGTACATCGATATATCCGATAACATCCTGGATAAATACATCAAAAGCATCCATGTCATCGACGCACCTTTTTACATACGTAGCCTGTTCGCACGCAACTTCCTGACAACCAGAGAGCGCTATCGCAAGTACAAGACCGAGATTGAGAAGACGAGCCGCTATCCCATTCAATTGGAGTACGGCAGCACCGGTTTGCAGAGAAGGAACTACATCGCGAGTAAGCTTCCTTTTACCAAATCCATTGTAGATATCGGTTGCGGAGAAGGCTTTTATGCGATCCCGTTCGCTACCAAGCTGCCACAGTATTACTATGCCATCGATATCGATGAACAGTCGCTGGAATTAGTCAGACGCAGGGCCGATGAAAAAGAAATCTCGAATCTCATTTTGTTCCCCTCGCTCGATCAGTTTTTACAGGATTACAACGGTGAGCAGGTAGATGTCATTATGACTGAGGTCATTGAGCATATGAGCAAAGAGGAAGCGAGAGCGCTCATCCAGCAAATCTGCAGACGATTGGATTTTGACCAGCTTATCATTACAACACCCAATTCAGATTTTAATCAGTTCTATGAGCTGGAAGGCTATCGCCACGACGATCATAAATGGGAAATGGGACAAGAAGAGTTCCAGGCATGGATGACCGAGATCATGGAAGAAGCCGGGGTGCAGGGGCAATTTGTGTCCATTGGTGACGGCGTGAACGACATTCATACCACACAAGGCGTCATTGTCCAGAGAAAGGGGGCGTAA
- a CDS encoding ATP-binding protein codes for MLITVPLAGELKFYPVNETFRISFGAPTFFFFLLLFQRIPSVFAGFLTGITVVCFRIVIDLIAGNHSAWEDSLQAHYSSFFFYFAYCVLFYVTGVRHIHNRTILVGLMGMVIEVLADLIEFLSQHVLLNNVLTWGAVQEMLVIALSHSFIVISFLNMMKLYEAQSREQQTRKQNEHILMLISTLYEESIHLKKTLQNAESISMKSFELYQGLQELHKEQVATNVEGFAKKALVVAGEVHEIKKDNQRIFAGLHKLISDESITDYMDIHQLVDIIRRSNMKYATLLEKDIQITAFITGTHPLYHVFMMLSLINNLVANAVEAIQQTGAISIEIARIGDLVEIKINDDGPGVPPRRKGLLFKPGFTTKYDRTGNPSTGIGLSYVQQLVEQWQGEISLQDGVNGKGTTFLMRLPIDPITKKG; via the coding sequence ATGCTTATTACGGTGCCATTGGCAGGGGAGTTGAAATTTTATCCCGTCAATGAGACATTTCGAATTAGCTTTGGAGCTCCTACCTTTTTCTTCTTTTTATTACTGTTTCAACGAATTCCATCTGTTTTCGCCGGCTTTTTGACGGGGATTACGGTCGTATGCTTCCGGATTGTGATTGACCTCATCGCCGGGAATCATTCAGCATGGGAGGATTCTCTCCAAGCGCATTATTCTAGCTTTTTCTTTTATTTCGCTTATTGTGTTCTGTTTTATGTAACAGGAGTACGCCATATTCACAACAGGACGATATTGGTTGGATTAATGGGAATGGTCATTGAGGTATTGGCTGACCTCATTGAGTTTCTCTCGCAACATGTCCTGCTGAATAACGTCCTCACATGGGGAGCGGTGCAAGAAATGCTCGTGATAGCGCTGTCCCACAGCTTTATCGTGATTAGTTTTCTCAACATGATGAAGCTGTACGAGGCACAGTCGCGAGAGCAACAGACCAGAAAACAGAACGAACACATCCTGATGCTGATTTCTACCTTATATGAGGAATCCATTCATCTGAAAAAAACACTGCAAAATGCAGAGAGTATTAGTATGAAGTCTTTCGAGTTGTACCAAGGCTTGCAGGAGCTTCATAAGGAACAGGTGGCCACGAATGTAGAAGGCTTTGCCAAGAAAGCATTGGTTGTCGCAGGCGAGGTTCACGAGATTAAAAAGGATAATCAACGCATTTTTGCTGGGCTGCACAAGCTGATATCGGATGAAAGCATTACGGATTACATGGACATCCATCAGCTCGTGGACATTATCAGACGAAGCAATATGAAGTATGCAACTTTGTTGGAGAAGGACATACAAATCACAGCTTTCATAACGGGGACACACCCGCTCTACCATGTATTTATGATGCTTTCCCTGATCAATAATCTGGTGGCAAATGCAGTGGAAGCCATCCAGCAAACAGGAGCCATTTCCATTGAAATTGCTCGGATAGGCGATCTTGTGGAAATCAAAATCAACGATGACGGACCGGGAGTACCGCCACGGAGAAAGGGCTTGCTGTTCAAGCCAGGCTTTACGACGAAATACGATCGAACCGGCAACCCCTCTACAGGGATCGGACTGTCTTATGTACAACAATTGGTGGAACAATGGCAAGGGGAAATCTCCCTACAGGATGGAGTGAATGGGAAGGGGACAACATTTCTCATGCGATTACCAATTGATCCGATAACGAAGAAAGGGTGA
- a CDS encoding enoyl-CoA hydratase/isomerase family protein, protein MSVEEVVLFKNEKGIVTLTLNRPEALNALNRDVLNQLSTILDRIKNDTSVKAVILTGAGEKAFSAGADISYLHQATPMEVRDFAQLAVSVTSQIESLGKVVVAAINGYALGGGLEIAESCTLRIAVQHAKMGHPEVRIGAVAGFGGTTRLPRLIGKGRATELLLTGAAIDADEAHRIGLVNRVVSRERLLTETEELLQEILSQSPLAVKLTWDAIHRGSNLTVEESALLGADYFGLVASTEDFREGTKAFLDKTSPRFTGR, encoded by the coding sequence ATGAGCGTTGAAGAGGTTGTTTTATTCAAAAATGAGAAAGGAATCGTGACCCTGACGCTAAACAGACCAGAGGCATTGAATGCATTGAACCGAGATGTGCTTAATCAGCTCTCGACCATCTTGGACCGGATCAAAAACGATACCAGTGTGAAAGCGGTCATCCTTACAGGGGCGGGAGAAAAAGCATTTTCGGCCGGAGCCGACATCTCGTACCTGCATCAGGCGACACCGATGGAAGTAAGGGATTTTGCTCAGTTGGCCGTTTCGGTGACCAGTCAAATCGAATCGTTGGGAAAAGTAGTCGTTGCTGCGATTAACGGCTATGCGCTAGGCGGGGGCCTTGAAATCGCTGAATCGTGCACGCTGCGTATTGCGGTTCAACATGCCAAAATGGGACATCCAGAGGTACGAATTGGAGCAGTGGCAGGCTTTGGTGGAACAACCAGACTCCCCAGGCTAATAGGAAAAGGCCGTGCCACGGAGTTGCTTCTTACAGGAGCAGCGATAGATGCGGATGAAGCACACCGCATAGGACTGGTAAATCGGGTCGTTTCGCGTGAGCGGCTACTGACAGAAACAGAGGAGCTTCTCCAAGAAATTTTGTCTCAGTCTCCGCTGGCAGTGAAACTAACGTGGGACGCGATTCATCGAGGAAGCAACCTGACAGTAGAGGAGTCCGCACTTCTTGGCGCAGATTACTTCGGACTCGTGGCATCCACCGAAGACTTCCGGGAAGGAACCAAAGCATTCTTAGACAAGACATCACCGCGTTTTACCGGAAGATAA
- a CDS encoding MurR/RpiR family transcriptional regulator, giving the protein MNASTPHAPRVLTQLRAIYTQLSGKEQQIADYILEHASEIIHFSITELADQCQCADATVFRLCRRLGFRGYQAFKIALASEVTNPKQTIHQEINLDDDDVSAIAEKIFTANIETIRDTQQIINKDELMKIVSCLENASRIEFYGSGGSAVIAQDAYHKFMRTGIPCLYHSDAHYQVMSASLLTKGAVVVGISHSGSNKDILAALQVAKEAGAKTIGITSYGKSPLVRLADMCLYTTSRETVFRTEALSSRLAQLSLIDLLYVAVSLRRQEDTIANIQHIREAISLKRL; this is encoded by the coding sequence ATGAACGCTTCCACCCCACATGCTCCTCGTGTGCTCACGCAATTACGCGCCATCTATACACAATTAAGCGGGAAAGAACAACAGATCGCCGACTATATTTTGGAGCATGCCAGTGAAATTATTCACTTCTCGATCACGGAGCTAGCTGATCAATGCCAGTGTGCAGATGCTACCGTATTTCGTCTGTGTCGCAGGCTTGGATTTCGCGGCTACCAAGCATTCAAAATCGCCTTGGCGAGTGAAGTCACGAATCCGAAGCAAACGATTCACCAAGAAATCAACCTCGACGACGATGACGTCAGTGCGATTGCTGAAAAAATTTTCACAGCAAATATCGAGACGATTCGGGATACGCAGCAAATTATCAATAAAGATGAGCTAATGAAAATCGTCTCCTGTTTGGAAAACGCAAGCCGGATCGAGTTTTATGGCTCGGGAGGCTCAGCCGTCATCGCACAGGATGCGTACCACAAATTTATGCGGACAGGCATTCCTTGTCTCTATCATTCTGATGCACACTATCAAGTGATGTCCGCCTCGCTGCTTACCAAAGGTGCTGTCGTTGTAGGCATTTCCCATTCTGGGTCCAATAAAGATATTTTGGCAGCCCTTCAGGTTGCCAAGGAAGCCGGAGCAAAAACAATCGGCATCACGAGCTATGGAAAATCTCCTCTTGTGCGCCTGGCAGACATGTGCTTGTACACGACTTCACGCGAAACGGTATTTCGTACAGAAGCCCTGTCGTCCAGGCTTGCTCAGCTCAGCTTAATTGATCTGCTCTATGTAGCCGTATCCTTACGGCGCCAGGAGGATACGATCGCCAATATCCAGCACATTCGCGAAGCTATTTCACTCAAACGCCTGTAA
- a CDS encoding metallophosphoesterase, translated as MLLQTQVHTIFMLVGPTECGKTTFAKEVLMPRLSFEDEQKNVKANVQYISSDSIRQELLGYDYDKYDQVMLEASEQAFQLLYEKLRLVTSFPINAEFVVVDTTGLAEDFRSKVRDIAVENNYRLEVILFDYRNREDYYASERSKKLITNHILRLKQEVLRALSKEGYHNIHRIRHKDFYTLADEVANPRYEVVIENKDAYLATILPKDQTYIIIGDIHECVHELKGLLQTYGFKLEDNRLISTDKVQHTKIIVAGDWIDKGAQTREIIEFLYTNQEHFLFVLGNHENFVYKYLRKELKGVDPQLLDTYFDSTHVLEKDAELTEKFNHLYTLAQPFYRSNALTGPSYYVTHAPCKRKYIGKLDANSMRRQRNYRIDRTASLEEQLAFLTVEAVSNHPYHIFGHIAAQKTFRLKNKLHLDTGCVHGNALTSVVIAHKPFFKSFQSEHRVMTEELPILFHAEKQVSMGDLEEEELRRLRYCSQNKVNFISGTMPPADKDTETQELESLKAGLDYFANRGVHQVVLQPKYMGSRCNLYLHLDRDKCFAISRNGYAIHQVDLTPIYDKLHARFRAYMEQNEIAMLILDGELLPWSAIGKGLIEKQFKPIESALRSEFAFLQENGFEEALHQLIHNYDESGFEKDQFHLSKSALTEKFGSSLYQNYKYVREIKESYIPVDKHLEAYHIYQKQLELYAGEGELAYKPFTILKTVYLNGDEQLPDWKTSDMYRFVNDDHFLTIDLSELNAYEEATLYFSTITLENKMEGIVIKPEFINQKVAPAMKVRNPEYLSIIYGYDYRFPHKYRKLFNQKNITQKLKTSMQEHRLGERMLGFTFDDISPENTEYQKVVATMLFEVAKEKEIDPRL; from the coding sequence ATGCTGTTACAGACTCAGGTTCACACGATTTTTATGCTCGTCGGTCCCACCGAATGCGGGAAAACGACTTTTGCCAAGGAAGTACTCATGCCGAGGCTTTCGTTTGAAGATGAACAAAAAAACGTAAAAGCAAATGTCCAATACATTTCCTCGGACAGCATTCGCCAGGAACTGCTAGGCTATGATTACGACAAGTATGATCAGGTGATGCTGGAGGCCAGCGAGCAGGCATTTCAGCTCCTGTATGAAAAGCTGCGCTTGGTGACCTCGTTTCCGATCAACGCCGAATTCGTGGTTGTCGATACAACAGGTCTAGCAGAAGACTTCCGCTCGAAAGTCCGTGACATTGCAGTAGAGAACAATTACCGCTTGGAGGTGATCCTCTTTGATTATCGCAATCGGGAAGATTACTATGCATCCGAACGGTCGAAAAAACTGATTACCAACCATATTCTCCGGTTGAAGCAAGAGGTTCTCCGGGCATTATCCAAAGAAGGGTACCACAACATTCACCGGATACGGCACAAAGATTTTTACACACTAGCAGATGAGGTGGCAAATCCGCGTTATGAGGTCGTGATCGAAAATAAGGATGCCTATCTGGCTACGATCCTTCCCAAAGATCAAACATATATCATCATCGGAGACATTCACGAATGCGTCCACGAACTAAAAGGTCTCCTGCAAACCTACGGATTCAAGCTCGAGGACAATCGTCTCATCTCGACGGACAAGGTGCAGCATACCAAAATCATCGTAGCAGGGGACTGGATCGACAAAGGAGCGCAAACGAGGGAGATCATCGAGTTTCTATACACGAACCAAGAGCATTTCTTGTTCGTTCTCGGGAACCACGAAAATTTTGTCTACAAGTACCTACGAAAGGAACTAAAAGGGGTAGACCCACAGTTACTGGATACTTATTTTGATTCCACACACGTTTTGGAAAAAGACGCCGAATTAACAGAGAAGTTCAATCACCTGTATACGCTGGCTCAGCCGTTTTATCGATCGAACGCATTAACTGGGCCGTCCTATTATGTCACACATGCACCCTGCAAAAGGAAATATATCGGAAAGCTTGATGCGAATTCGATGCGACGCCAACGCAATTATCGGATAGACCGAACAGCATCATTGGAAGAGCAGCTTGCTTTTTTGACAGTTGAAGCGGTCAGTAACCATCCGTACCATATTTTTGGGCATATCGCGGCACAAAAAACGTTTCGCCTGAAAAACAAGCTTCATCTCGATACCGGATGTGTGCACGGAAATGCTTTAACTTCAGTCGTGATCGCGCACAAGCCGTTTTTCAAATCGTTTCAGTCTGAGCATCGGGTGATGACTGAGGAGCTACCGATCTTGTTCCATGCAGAAAAACAAGTATCCATGGGAGACTTGGAAGAGGAAGAACTCCGTCGACTCCGTTACTGCTCGCAAAATAAGGTCAATTTTATTTCTGGAACGATGCCTCCGGCGGATAAGGATACGGAGACACAGGAATTGGAATCGTTGAAGGCGGGGCTGGATTATTTCGCGAATCGAGGCGTTCATCAAGTCGTGTTGCAGCCGAAATACATGGGCTCGCGATGCAATCTCTATCTCCATCTTGATCGCGACAAATGCTTTGCGATCAGCAGAAACGGTTATGCTATCCATCAGGTTGATTTGACACCGATTTATGACAAGCTGCATGCAAGGTTCCGCGCATACATGGAGCAAAATGAAATCGCGATGCTCATCCTGGATGGCGAATTGTTGCCGTGGAGTGCAATAGGAAAGGGCTTGATCGAAAAGCAGTTCAAACCGATCGAATCCGCATTGCGGAGTGAATTTGCATTTTTGCAGGAAAATGGCTTTGAAGAGGCGCTGCACCAACTCATTCACAACTATGACGAGAGCGGATTTGAAAAAGACCAGTTCCACCTATCCAAGAGTGCACTCACGGAAAAATTCGGTTCGAGCTTGTATCAAAACTATAAGTATGTGCGAGAAATCAAAGAGAGCTACATTCCTGTAGACAAGCATTTGGAGGCCTATCACATTTACCAAAAACAGTTGGAGCTCTATGCAGGAGAAGGGGAGCTGGCCTACAAGCCTTTTACGATTCTAAAGACCGTCTATTTGAATGGGGACGAGCAATTGCCCGACTGGAAAACATCCGATATGTATCGTTTCGTCAATGACGATCATTTCCTCACGATCGATTTGTCCGAGCTGAATGCGTATGAAGAAGCGACACTTTATTTTTCCACGATTACACTGGAAAACAAAATGGAAGGCATCGTGATCAAGCCAGAGTTCATCAATCAGAAGGTCGCTCCTGCCATGAAGGTACGCAATCCGGAGTACTTGTCGATTATTTATGGCTACGACTACCGATTCCCACACAAGTACCGCAAGCTTTTCAATCAGAAAAACATTACGCAAAAGCTCAAGACTTCGATGCAGGAACACAGGCTGGGTGAGCGGATGCTTGGTTTTACATTTGACGACATTTCTCCAGAAAATACGGAGTATCAAAAAGTAGTCGCAACGATGCTCTTTGAAGTGGCGAAGGAAAAGGAGATCGATCCGCGATTGTAA
- a CDS encoding alanine/glycine:cation symporter family protein, whose translation MQQFLLDVTASINDFLWSYIIIVMLIALGLFFTFRGKFLQVRMLPEMIRSIKEGRAKDDGGISPFQAFAISMAARVGTGNITGIAIAIALGGPGAVFWMWVIAIIGSASSFVESTLAQIYKIKDKNGFRGGPAYYMEKGLNKRWMGALFAVLITLSFGLVFNAVQSNTITIAFENSFGTDRLIIGILMTLAFAAIIFGGVKRIAKMSEYIVIVLAVLYIGMALFIVIMNISEMPAMIALIVKNAFGFEQIAGGSLGAALMHGIKRGLFSNEAGMGSAPNAAATATTSHPVKQGLIQAFGVLFDTLVICTSTAFIILLSGAYTQQGLSGIELSQAALSIHIGSWASGFLAIMVFLFAFSTLIGNYYYGETNIEFLKTSKAWLMLYRLSVLAMVLFGSVAKVQLVWDLADLFMGLMVIVNLIAIAMLSKVAYAALHDYLEQKKAGKNPVFYKDSIEGVDNIEAWDAAPSSNK comes from the coding sequence ATGCAACAATTTCTACTCGACGTAACAGCTTCCATAAACGATTTTTTGTGGTCCTATATTATCATTGTCATGCTAATCGCGTTAGGCTTGTTCTTTACCTTCCGGGGCAAATTTTTGCAAGTACGCATGTTGCCGGAAATGATCCGTTCCATTAAAGAAGGAAGAGCGAAAGACGATGGTGGCATCTCCCCTTTTCAAGCTTTCGCTATTAGTATGGCCGCACGTGTCGGCACAGGGAACATTACGGGAATTGCCATTGCCATTGCATTAGGTGGTCCTGGCGCCGTATTCTGGATGTGGGTCATTGCCATTATCGGTTCTGCTTCCAGTTTTGTTGAGAGTACGCTCGCTCAGATTTATAAAATAAAGGATAAGAACGGTTTTCGTGGCGGTCCGGCTTATTACATGGAAAAAGGGCTGAACAAACGTTGGATGGGTGCCCTGTTTGCTGTCCTGATCACCCTATCGTTTGGTCTCGTATTTAATGCCGTGCAATCCAACACGATCACGATTGCTTTTGAAAATTCGTTTGGGACAGATCGTTTGATAATAGGTATCCTCATGACGCTCGCATTCGCAGCTATCATTTTCGGTGGTGTAAAACGCATTGCGAAAATGTCTGAGTACATCGTCATTGTATTGGCTGTATTGTACATCGGGATGGCACTCTTCATTGTGATCATGAACATCTCCGAGATGCCTGCAATGATCGCGTTGATTGTGAAAAACGCGTTCGGCTTCGAACAAATCGCAGGAGGTTCTCTCGGTGCAGCGCTCATGCATGGCATCAAGCGAGGATTGTTCTCGAACGAAGCTGGTATGGGTAGTGCGCCGAATGCTGCGGCAACAGCAACGACAAGCCATCCAGTGAAGCAAGGTCTGATTCAAGCATTCGGTGTTCTATTCGATACCCTCGTGATCTGTACAAGCACAGCTTTCATCATTTTGCTGTCCGGCGCGTACACACAACAAGGACTGAGTGGCATTGAGCTGTCCCAAGCAGCACTGAGCATTCATATCGGTTCTTGGGCTTCTGGCTTCCTTGCCATTATGGTATTCCTGTTCGCCTTCAGTACATTGATCGGTAACTACTATTACGGCGAGACGAACATCGAGTTTTTAAAGACAAGCAAAGCATGGCTGATGCTATATCGGTTAAGTGTACTCGCCATGGTGCTGTTCGGATCAGTAGCAAAGGTACAGCTCGTATGGGATTTGGCCGATTTGTTCATGGGCTTAATGGTCATTGTCAACCTGATTGCGATCGCCATGTTGTCAAAAGTCGCCTATGCTGCACTACATGATTATTTGGAACAGAAAAAAGCAGGAAAAAATCCTGTGTTCTACAAGGACAGTATTGAAGGCGTCGATAATATTGAAGCCTGGGATGCTGCTCCATCCTCCAACAAATAG
- the gnd gene encoding phosphogluconate dehydrogenase (NAD(+)-dependent, decarboxylating), which translates to MKLAILGLGKMGYNLTLNLLSHQHEVVAYDVDSTRAEELSHEGAIPAFSVEDAMEKLPTPRVVWLMVPAGEIVDQLVDQLSTLLAVGDIVIDGGNSHYKQSLDRYARLKEKGIHFMDAGTSGGMEGARHGACMMIGGDREAFSHIEPMIRDINVENGYLYAGEAGSGHFLKMIHNGIEYGMMQAIGEGFEVLAKSQYNFDFAEVARVWANGSVIRGWLMDLTERAFRKDAKLDEIRGVMHSSGEGKWTLETALDLQAATPVIAMSLLMRYRSLDEDTFHGKVVAALRNEFGGHAVEKK; encoded by the coding sequence ATGAAACTTGCGATCCTCGGATTAGGAAAAATGGGGTACAATCTCACGCTTAATTTGCTCTCGCATCAACATGAGGTCGTAGCCTATGATGTAGATTCTACGCGTGCAGAAGAGTTGAGTCATGAAGGCGCGATTCCAGCATTTTCGGTGGAGGACGCTATGGAGAAGCTTCCGACACCTCGCGTAGTATGGCTGATGGTACCGGCAGGAGAGATCGTGGATCAATTGGTCGATCAGCTCTCTACCTTGCTAGCTGTAGGAGATATTGTCATTGACGGTGGCAACTCCCATTACAAGCAATCGCTAGATCGCTATGCACGCTTGAAAGAGAAAGGTATTCACTTCATGGATGCAGGAACGAGCGGAGGTATGGAGGGAGCGCGCCACGGAGCATGCATGATGATTGGTGGAGATCGGGAAGCATTCTCTCATATCGAGCCAATGATTCGCGACATTAACGTCGAAAACGGATATTTGTATGCTGGGGAAGCGGGCAGCGGCCATTTCTTGAAAATGATTCATAACGGAATCGAATACGGTATGATGCAGGCGATTGGGGAAGGCTTTGAGGTACTTGCGAAAAGCCAGTATAACTTCGATTTTGCCGAGGTCGCACGCGTATGGGCAAATGGTTCCGTCATTCGAGGCTGGCTGATGGACTTGACAGAGCGAGCTTTTCGAAAAGACGCCAAGCTTGATGAAATCCGTGGGGTCATGCATTCTTCCGGGGAAGGAAAATGGACGCTGGAAACTGCGCTGGATTTACAGGCAGCTACACCCGTGATTGCGATGTCCTTGCTGATGCGTTACCGTTCGTTGGACGAGGATACATTCCACGGAAAAGTGGTCGCAGCCTTGCGCAATGAATTTGGCGGACATGCTGTAGAAAAGAAATAA
- a CDS encoding MerR family transcriptional regulator encodes MSYYKPIEIARELHISTSALRHYESWGVVPAPDRADNGYRLYTEIHLAYFRCLRAMFPGFGVAITCEVLRSIQKADMDAAFWLVNKEQANLQQEKVAADQTLELLENLDVSLPLNKKWRNRMTIGEVAAYTGVTTSAIRHWEKEGLLVLPRDPENGYRQFTPMDIRKILLIRTLRNTVYFLTNMKEIVQAVENQSMEQAKKVTADAIKSIHDRNRHQMFGVRRLVELCEVLELV; translated from the coding sequence ATGTCTTATTACAAGCCGATTGAGATCGCTCGCGAGCTACATATTAGCACGAGTGCTTTGCGTCATTATGAATCATGGGGAGTCGTTCCTGCTCCTGATCGTGCAGACAATGGTTATCGACTGTATACAGAGATCCATCTTGCCTATTTCCGTTGCCTGCGCGCCATGTTCCCCGGCTTCGGAGTTGCTATCACCTGTGAAGTCCTTCGATCGATTCAAAAAGCGGATATGGATGCTGCCTTTTGGCTCGTGAATAAAGAACAGGCCAATCTCCAACAAGAGAAGGTCGCAGCAGACCAAACACTCGAACTTTTGGAAAATCTCGACGTCTCCTTGCCCTTAAATAAAAAGTGGCGAAACCGCATGACGATTGGTGAAGTCGCTGCTTACACAGGAGTCACCACGTCTGCGATTCGCCATTGGGAAAAAGAAGGCTTGCTCGTACTGCCACGAGATCCTGAGAACGGCTACCGCCAATTCACTCCCATGGATATACGAAAAATTTTGCTTATCCGCACATTGCGCAATACGGTGTATTTTTTAACGAACATGAAAGAAATCGTACAAGCCGTCGAAAATCAAAGTATGGAGCAGGCGAAAAAAGTGACGGCAGATGCGATCAAAAGCATTCATGATCGCAATCGCCATCAGATGTTCGGGGTTAGGCGGTTGGTTGAATTATGTGAAGTACTGGAGCTCGTGTGA